From a single Pseudomonas cremoricolorata genomic region:
- a CDS encoding NAD(P) transhydrogenase subunit alpha, which yields MEDMLISHGIYNLIIFVLAIYVGYHVVWNVTPALHTPLMAVTNAISAIVIVGAMLAAALTVTPAGKIMGTLAVALAAVNVFGGFLVTRRMLEMFKKKVKTEGQK from the coding sequence ATGGAAGACATGCTGATTTCCCACGGCATCTACAACCTGATCATCTTCGTGCTGGCGATCTATGTCGGCTACCACGTGGTGTGGAACGTCACTCCGGCGCTGCACACCCCGCTGATGGCCGTGACCAACGCCATCTCGGCAATCGTCATCGTCGGCGCCATGCTCGCCGCAGCCCTGACCGTGACCCCAGCGGGCAAGATCATGGGCACCTTGGCCGTGGCACTGGCAGCGGTCAACGTGTTCGGTGGCTTCCTGGTTACCCGGCGGATGCTGGAAATGTTCAAGAAGAAAGTCAAAACCGAGGGGCAGAAGTAA
- a CDS encoding acyl-CoA dehydrogenase, with the protein MAGKAQFNWIDPLLLDQQLSEEERMVRDSAFQFAQDKLAPRVIEAFRHEKTDVAIFREMGEIGLLGATIPEAYGGSGLNYVCYGLIAREVERIDSGYRSMMSVQSSLVMVPINEFGTEAQKQKYLPRLASGEWIGCFGLTEPNHGSDPGAMITRARKVEGGYRLSGAKMWITNSPIADVFVVWAKDDAGDIRGFILEKGWEGLSAPAIHGKVGLRASITGEIVMDNVFVPDDNLFPEVRGLKGPFTCLNSARYGISWGALGAAEACWHTARQYTLDRQQFGRPLAANQLIQKKLADMQTEITLALQGCLRLGRMKDEGTAAVEITSLMKRNSCGKALDIARLARDMLGGNGISDEFGVARHLVNLEVVNTYEGTHDIHALILGRAQTGIQAFY; encoded by the coding sequence ATGGCCGGTAAAGCGCAGTTCAACTGGATCGACCCCCTGCTGCTCGACCAGCAGCTCTCGGAAGAAGAACGCATGGTGCGTGACAGCGCTTTCCAGTTCGCCCAGGACAAGCTGGCGCCGCGGGTCATCGAGGCGTTTCGGCATGAGAAGACCGATGTGGCGATCTTCCGTGAGATGGGAGAAATCGGTTTGCTCGGGGCAACCATCCCCGAAGCCTACGGCGGCAGCGGTCTGAACTACGTCTGCTATGGCCTGATCGCCCGCGAGGTCGAGCGTATCGATTCGGGCTACCGCTCGATGATGAGCGTGCAGTCCTCCCTGGTGATGGTGCCGATCAACGAGTTCGGCACCGAAGCGCAAAAGCAGAAGTACTTGCCCAGGTTGGCCAGCGGTGAGTGGATCGGCTGCTTCGGCCTGACCGAGCCCAATCATGGCTCCGACCCCGGTGCGATGATCACCCGGGCGCGCAAGGTCGAGGGCGGTTACCGCCTGAGCGGCGCGAAGATGTGGATCACCAACAGCCCGATTGCCGATGTGTTCGTGGTCTGGGCCAAGGACGATGCTGGCGACATTCGCGGCTTCATTCTGGAAAAAGGCTGGGAGGGTCTGAGCGCTCCTGCCATCCACGGCAAGGTGGGTCTGCGCGCCTCGATCACCGGCGAGATCGTCATGGACAACGTCTTCGTTCCCGACGACAACCTCTTCCCTGAGGTGCGCGGCCTGAAAGGGCCGTTCACCTGCCTCAACTCAGCCCGCTATGGCATCTCTTGGGGTGCCCTGGGCGCCGCCGAAGCGTGCTGGCACACCGCACGGCAATACACCCTGGACCGCCAGCAGTTCGGCCGTCCGTTGGCAGCCAATCAACTGATCCAGAAAAAGCTGGCCGACATGCAGACCGAAATCACCCTCGCCTTGCAAGGCTGCCTGCGCTTGGGTCGGATGAAAGATGAGGGCACTGCTGCGGTCGAAATCACCTCACTGATGAAGCGCAATTCCTGCGGCAAGGCGCTGGACATCGCCCGGCTGGCCCGCGACATGCTGGGCGGTAACGGCATTTCCGATGAGTTTGGCGTGGCCCGTCATCTGGTCAACCTCGAGGTGGTGAACACCTATGAAGGCACCCATGACATTCATGCGCTGATCCTCGGGCGCGCGCAGACCGGCATCCAGGCGTTCTATTAA
- a CDS encoding Re/Si-specific NAD(P)(+) transhydrogenase subunit alpha: protein MHIGVPLETQPGETRVAATPETLKKLIAQGHQVTVQRGAGLNASIQDSAYEAIGASLGTAADAFGAQLVLKVVAPSDQELALINRGTLLVGMLNPFNSELIGKMAEHGITAFALEAAPRTSRAQSLDVLSSQANIAGYKAVMLAAHHYPRFMPMLMTAAGTVKAARVLILGAGVAGLQAIATAKRLGAVIEASDVRPAVKEQIESLGAKFLDVPYETDEERDCAQGVGGYARPMPASWMQRQAQAVHERAKQADIVITTALIPGRKAPTLLSAETVAQMKPGSVVIDLAAAQGGNCPLTVADEVINANGVTIVGPTNLPAQVAADASALYARNLLDFMKLLFDKDGALVINLEDDIVAACLMCRDGQVVRKNG, encoded by the coding sequence GTGCATATTGGTGTTCCTCTCGAGACGCAGCCGGGTGAGACGCGCGTCGCCGCCACGCCGGAAACCCTCAAAAAGCTGATAGCCCAAGGGCATCAGGTGACCGTTCAACGCGGTGCCGGGCTCAACGCCAGCATTCAGGACAGTGCCTACGAAGCCATTGGCGCTTCACTGGGGACTGCCGCTGATGCCTTCGGTGCGCAGTTGGTGCTCAAAGTGGTCGCGCCAAGCGACCAGGAACTGGCGCTGATCAACCGCGGCACCTTGTTGGTAGGCATGCTCAACCCCTTCAACAGCGAGCTGATCGGCAAGATGGCCGAGCACGGCATCACCGCGTTCGCCCTCGAAGCGGCGCCGCGCACCTCGCGCGCGCAAAGCCTGGACGTGCTGTCGTCGCAGGCCAACATCGCCGGCTACAAAGCTGTGATGCTCGCCGCTCACCACTACCCGCGCTTCATGCCGATGCTGATGACCGCCGCAGGCACGGTCAAGGCCGCCCGCGTGCTGATTCTCGGCGCTGGCGTGGCAGGTCTGCAGGCCATCGCCACAGCCAAGCGTCTGGGCGCAGTGATCGAGGCGTCCGATGTACGCCCTGCGGTAAAGGAGCAAATCGAATCATTGGGGGCCAAGTTCCTCGATGTTCCCTACGAAACCGATGAAGAACGCGACTGCGCCCAGGGTGTTGGCGGCTATGCCCGGCCGATGCCCGCCAGCTGGATGCAGCGCCAGGCGCAGGCGGTGCACGAGCGCGCCAAGCAGGCCGATATCGTCATCACCACTGCGCTGATTCCGGGGCGCAAGGCACCGACCCTGCTCAGCGCAGAAACCGTGGCGCAGATGAAACCCGGCTCGGTGGTGATCGACCTCGCTGCGGCCCAGGGCGGCAACTGCCCGCTGACTGTGGCTGATGAGGTGATCAATGCCAACGGGGTGACCATCGTCGGCCCGACCAACCTGCCTGCCCAGGTTGCCGCGGATGCTTCGGCGTTGTATGCCCGCAACCTGCTGGACTTCATGAAGCTGCTGTTCGACAAGGACGGCGCGCTGGTGATCAACCTCGAAGACGACATCGTCGCGGCCTGCCTGATGTGCCGCGACGGGCAAGTCGTCCGCAAGAACGGCTAA
- a CDS encoding YifB family Mg chelatase-like AAA ATPase encodes MALALVHSRAQIGVQAPAVSVETHLANGLPTLTLVGLPETTVKESKDRVRSAIVNSGLDYPARRITQSLAPADLPKDGGRYDLAIALGILAASGQVPAAALSEFECLGELALSGALRAVQGVLPAALAARKAGRALVVPRENAEEACLASGLAVYAVGHLLELVGHLTGQSPLAPYAANGLLLNPQPYPDLSDVQGQIAAKRALMIAAAGAHNLLFTGPPGTGKTLLASRLPGLLPALDEHEALEVAAIRSVSGHGPLDSWPQRPFRHPHHSASGPALVGGGSRPQPGEITLAHHGVLFLDELPEFERRVLEVLREPLESGEIVIARARDRVRFPARFQLVAAMNPCPCGYLGDPSAQCRCSSEQIQRYRNKLSGPLLDRIDLHLTVARESTTLSNAPSGEASACIAQVVASARELQQRRQGCANAFLDMQGLHAHCSLNTADQAWLENACERLNLSLRAAHRLLKVARTLADLDGAGAIAKSHLAEALQYRPVG; translated from the coding sequence ATGGCCCTAGCTCTCGTCCACAGCCGCGCCCAGATCGGCGTGCAGGCGCCGGCAGTCAGCGTCGAAACCCACCTGGCCAACGGCCTACCCACTCTCACCCTGGTCGGCTTGCCTGAGACCACCGTCAAGGAAAGCAAGGATCGCGTACGCAGCGCCATCGTCAATTCCGGGCTCGACTACCCGGCACGCCGCATCACGCAGAGCCTGGCACCTGCCGACCTGCCCAAGGACGGTGGCCGCTACGACCTGGCGATTGCCTTGGGCATCCTCGCAGCCAGTGGCCAGGTTCCAGCCGCAGCGCTCAGTGAGTTCGAGTGCCTGGGCGAACTGGCGCTGTCAGGCGCCTTGCGTGCCGTGCAGGGGGTACTGCCGGCCGCGCTGGCCGCGCGCAAGGCAGGGCGGGCGCTGGTGGTGCCGCGGGAAAACGCCGAAGAGGCCTGTCTGGCCAGTGGCCTGGCAGTGTATGCAGTCGGGCACCTGCTGGAGCTGGTGGGACATCTCACCGGGCAGTCACCCCTTGCGCCGTACGCTGCCAATGGCCTGCTGCTCAACCCGCAACCGTATCCGGACCTCAGCGATGTCCAGGGCCAGATCGCCGCCAAGCGTGCATTGATGATCGCCGCTGCCGGTGCACACAACCTGTTGTTCACTGGCCCGCCAGGCACTGGCAAAACCCTGCTCGCCAGCCGCTTGCCCGGCCTGCTGCCGGCCCTCGATGAGCACGAGGCGCTGGAAGTGGCGGCGATCCGTTCGGTCAGTGGCCACGGTCCTCTCGACAGCTGGCCGCAACGCCCATTCCGTCACCCGCATCATTCAGCTTCCGGTCCGGCCCTGGTGGGTGGTGGCAGTCGACCGCAGCCAGGGGAGATCACCCTGGCGCACCATGGCGTGCTGTTTCTCGATGAGCTGCCGGAGTTCGAGCGGCGGGTGCTCGAAGTGCTGCGTGAGCCGTTGGAATCCGGCGAGATCGTCATCGCCCGGGCGCGCGATCGCGTTCGCTTCCCAGCTCGCTTCCAACTGGTCGCGGCGATGAACCCGTGCCCCTGTGGCTACCTGGGTGATCCATCGGCGCAATGCCGCTGCAGCAGCGAGCAGATCCAGCGCTATCGCAACAAACTGTCCGGGCCGTTGCTCGACCGAATTGACCTGCACCTGACTGTCGCCCGCGAAAGCACCACCCTGAGCAATGCGCCAAGCGGTGAAGCCAGCGCCTGCATTGCCCAAGTGGTCGCCAGCGCACGTGAGTTGCAACAGCGTCGCCAGGGCTGTGCCAACGCCTTTCTCGACATGCAGGGTCTGCATGCTCACTGCTCGCTGAATACCGCCGATCAGGCTTGGCTGGAAAACGCCTGCGAACGTCTCAATCTGTCGCTGCGCGCTGCCCATCGCCTGCTCAAAGTCGCACGCACGTTGGCTGATTTGGACGGCGCAGGCGCTATTGCCAAGTCGCATCTGGCCGAGGCCCTGCAGTATCGACCGGTAGGGTGA
- a CDS encoding accessory factor UbiK family protein, with product MLAPKAFLDALSDQASRLFSNESSQPRAEIESQFRALMQGAFSKLDLVSREEFDSQMVVLARTRARLEALEQQVAELDARINPATPES from the coding sequence ATGCTTGCGCCCAAAGCCTTCCTCGATGCCCTGAGCGATCAGGCCTCGCGCCTGTTCAGCAACGAAAGCTCCCAGCCTCGCGCCGAAATCGAAAGTCAGTTCAGAGCGCTGATGCAGGGCGCGTTCAGCAAGCTCGATCTGGTCAGCCGTGAGGAATTCGACAGCCAGATGGTCGTGCTGGCACGCACCCGTGCCCGCCTCGAAGCGCTAGAGCAGCAGGTCGCCGAGCTGGATGCACGGATCAATCCGGCAACCCCCGAGAGCTGA
- a CDS encoding CaiB/BaiF CoA transferase family protein: MGALSHVRVLDLSRVLAGPWSGQILADLGADVIKVERPGKGDDTRSWGPPFLADGQGRSTGEAAYYLAANRNKRSLTIDFTLPRGQQLIRELAARSDIVIENFKVGGLAAYGLDYERLKAVNPRLIYCSITGFGQTGPYARRAGYDFMIQGLGGLMSLTGRAAGEDGAGPVKVGVALTDILTGLYATTAILAALAHREQTGAGQHIDMALLDVQVACLANQAMNYLTTGNPPQRLGNAHPNIVPYQDFPTADGDFILTVGNDSQFRKFAEVAGHPEWADDDRFASNAMRVANRGVLIPLIRQATVFRTTAQWVETLEKAGVPCGPINDLSQVFADPQVLARGLALSMPHALAGEVPQVASPIRLSETPVEYRMAPPQLGEHTAQVLGQVLGLEDADLQQLKAAGVI, encoded by the coding sequence ATGGGCGCGTTGTCACATGTGCGAGTACTGGACCTCTCGCGGGTATTGGCCGGGCCATGGTCCGGGCAGATCCTGGCGGACCTCGGTGCCGACGTCATCAAGGTCGAGCGCCCGGGCAAGGGCGACGATACGCGTTCATGGGGCCCGCCATTTCTTGCCGATGGGCAGGGCCGCAGCACCGGAGAGGCGGCCTACTACCTGGCGGCCAATCGCAACAAGCGCTCGCTGACCATTGACTTCACTTTGCCACGGGGCCAGCAACTGATCCGCGAGCTGGCGGCCCGTTCCGACATTGTCATCGAGAACTTCAAGGTGGGTGGGCTGGCCGCCTATGGCCTGGACTACGAGCGCCTGAAGGCGGTGAATCCCCGACTCATCTATTGCTCGATCACAGGCTTTGGGCAAACCGGCCCATACGCGCGTCGGGCTGGTTACGATTTCATGATCCAGGGCCTTGGCGGGTTGATGAGTCTGACTGGGCGTGCGGCCGGTGAGGACGGAGCGGGCCCGGTAAAAGTGGGCGTGGCGCTGACCGACATCCTTACCGGCCTGTATGCCACCACCGCGATCCTCGCTGCACTGGCGCATCGCGAGCAGACCGGTGCCGGTCAGCATATCGATATGGCACTGCTCGATGTCCAGGTAGCGTGCCTGGCCAACCAGGCAATGAACTACCTGACCACCGGAAACCCGCCGCAACGGCTCGGCAATGCCCATCCGAATATCGTGCCGTATCAGGATTTTCCGACAGCTGATGGCGACTTCATCCTCACCGTCGGTAACGACAGCCAGTTCCGCAAGTTCGCTGAAGTGGCGGGCCATCCTGAGTGGGCCGATGACGACCGCTTTGCCAGCAATGCGATGCGGGTGGCTAATCGTGGTGTGTTGATCCCGTTGATTCGCCAGGCGACGGTGTTCAGGACTACTGCGCAGTGGGTCGAGACCTTGGAGAAGGCCGGGGTGCCGTGTGGCCCGATCAATGATTTGAGCCAAGTGTTCGCTGACCCGCAGGTGCTGGCCCGGGGTCTGGCGTTGAGCATGCCCCATGCACTGGCGGGTGAAGTGCCGCAGGTGGCGAGCCCGATACGGCTATCTGAGACGCCTGTGGAGTACCGGATGGCGCCGCCGCAGTTGGGTGAGCACACGGCGCAGGTACTGGGCCAGGTGCTTGGTCTGGAGGATGCCGACCTGCAGCAGTTGAAGGCTGCGGGGGTGATCTGA
- the glnK gene encoding P-II family nitrogen regulator: MKLVTAIIKPFKLDDVRESLSEIGVQGITVTEVKGFGRQKGHTELYRGAEYVVDFLPKVKIDVAIDDKDLDRVIEAITKAANTGKIGDGKIFVVNLEQAIRIRTGETDTDAI, encoded by the coding sequence ATGAAGCTAGTCACTGCCATCATCAAGCCGTTCAAGCTGGACGACGTGCGCGAGTCGCTGTCGGAAATCGGCGTGCAGGGCATCACGGTCACTGAAGTCAAAGGCTTTGGCCGGCAAAAAGGTCATACCGAGTTGTATCGCGGCGCTGAGTACGTGGTCGACTTCCTGCCCAAGGTCAAGATCGACGTCGCCATCGACGACAAGGATCTCGACCGGGTCATCGAGGCAATCACCAAGGCGGCCAACACCGGCAAGATCGGTGACGGCAAGATTTTTGTAGTCAATCTGGAGCAAGCGATCCGCATCCGTACCGGTGAAACCGATACCGACGCGATCTGA
- the mgtA gene encoding magnesium-translocating P-type ATPase — protein sequence MTVKDRNTNQKLSMRAAREARNGLQVTFANLDTAEHGLTEREAGKRLERDGRNEVSHDKPPSASLQFLKALNNPFIYILLILAAISFITDYWLPVRADDLEEADLTKVIIIMTMVNLSGLLRFWQEYRSNKAAEALKAMVRSTASVLRREKQGEAPRLREVAMGELVAGDIVQLSAGDMIPADVRLIESRDLFISQAVLTGEALPVEKYDTLGDVAQKCAADSAELSQDLLDLPNTCFMGTNVVSGRARAVVVATGSRTYFGSLAKSISGSRSQTAFDRGVNSVSALLIRFMLVMVPVVFMINGLVKGDWGDAFLFALAVAVGLTPEMLPMIVSANLAKSAVAMAKQKVVVKRLNAIQNLGSMNVLCTDKTGTLTEDRIVLADHVDLDGQRAPHLLELAWLNSHHQSGVRNLMDQAIITCATNTVDFHPPYAYAKVDELPFDFVRRRLSVVLDNGNGQHLVVSKGAVEEMLAVATHVEYAGGALPLDEDRRQALLAQASAYNERGLRVLLLATRIVNGTRCKRQYAVEDERELVIRGLLTFLDPPKASASQALAALREQGVTVKVLTGDNPQVASTICRQVGLEPGQPILGHDIDSLGEAELKQVVEQRTLFAKLTPLQKSRVVKALQNNGHTVGFLGDGINDAPALRDADVGISVDSGTDIAKESADIILLEKDLLVLEQGVLKGRETFGNIMKYLCMTASSNFGNVFSVLVASAFIPFMPMLALHLLLQNLMYDFSQLSLPWDKLDKEFLSQPRRWDSSNIGRFMLWIGPTSSIFDITTFALMWFVFAANSVEMQALFQSGWFIEGLLSQTLVVHMLRTRKVPFFQSTAAWPVILATGVVMCLGIYIPFSPLGAMVGLVPLPWEYFPWLVATLLGYCLVAQGMKTLYIRRFGQWF from the coding sequence ATGACCGTCAAAGACCGCAACACCAACCAAAAATTGTCCATGCGCGCCGCCCGTGAGGCGCGTAATGGACTGCAAGTCACGTTCGCCAACCTCGATACCGCTGAGCACGGCCTGACCGAACGCGAGGCCGGCAAACGGCTGGAGCGCGACGGACGCAATGAGGTTTCCCACGATAAGCCACCCTCTGCATCCCTACAGTTTCTCAAGGCACTGAACAACCCCTTCATCTATATCCTGCTGATCCTTGCCGCCATCAGCTTCATCACTGACTACTGGCTGCCGGTCAGAGCCGACGACCTCGAAGAGGCCGACCTGACCAAGGTCATCATCATCATGACCATGGTCAACCTCAGCGGGCTGCTGCGGTTCTGGCAGGAATACCGCTCGAACAAGGCTGCCGAAGCCCTCAAGGCCATGGTGCGCAGCACCGCCAGCGTGCTGCGTCGGGAAAAACAGGGTGAAGCGCCACGCCTGCGCGAAGTGGCGATGGGCGAACTGGTCGCCGGCGACATCGTGCAGCTTTCGGCTGGGGACATGATCCCCGCCGATGTGCGCCTGATCGAATCGCGTGATCTGTTCATCAGCCAGGCGGTACTCACTGGTGAAGCGCTACCGGTGGAAAAGTACGACACCTTGGGCGACGTCGCGCAAAAATGTGCGGCTGACAGCGCTGAACTCTCCCAGGACCTGCTCGACCTGCCCAACACCTGCTTCATGGGCACCAACGTGGTCAGCGGCAGGGCCCGCGCGGTGGTGGTGGCGACCGGCTCGCGCACCTATTTTGGCTCGTTGGCCAAGTCGATATCCGGCAGCCGTAGCCAGACCGCCTTCGACCGTGGCGTGAACAGCGTCAGCGCCTTGCTGATTCGCTTCATGCTGGTCATGGTACCGGTGGTGTTCATGATCAATGGGCTGGTCAAGGGTGACTGGGGTGATGCCTTTCTCTTCGCACTCGCGGTGGCCGTTGGCCTGACCCCGGAAATGCTGCCGATGATCGTCAGTGCCAACCTGGCCAAAAGCGCGGTGGCCATGGCCAAGCAGAAGGTGGTGGTCAAGCGCCTGAATGCCATCCAGAACCTGGGCTCGATGAACGTGCTGTGCACCGACAAGACCGGCACCCTGACCGAAGACCGCATCGTGCTCGCCGACCACGTCGACCTCGATGGGCAGCGCGCCCCTCACCTGCTCGAACTGGCCTGGCTCAACAGCCATCATCAAAGCGGCGTGCGCAACCTGATGGACCAGGCGATCATCACGTGCGCCACCAACACCGTGGACTTCCATCCCCCCTATGCCTACGCCAAGGTCGATGAACTGCCGTTCGACTTTGTCCGTCGCAGGCTCTCGGTGGTCCTCGACAACGGCAATGGCCAGCACCTGGTGGTGAGCAAGGGCGCGGTGGAGGAAATGCTCGCAGTCGCCACGCACGTGGAGTACGCCGGTGGCGCCCTACCCCTGGATGAAGACCGTCGCCAGGCGCTGCTGGCGCAGGCGAGCGCCTACAACGAACGAGGCCTGCGTGTGCTGCTGCTCGCCACGCGCATCGTCAATGGCACGCGATGCAAACGCCAGTACGCGGTTGAAGATGAGCGCGAGCTGGTCATCCGCGGTCTGTTGACCTTCCTCGATCCGCCCAAGGCCTCTGCCAGCCAGGCGCTCGCCGCGTTGCGCGAGCAGGGCGTGACAGTGAAGGTGCTGACCGGCGACAACCCACAGGTCGCCAGCACCATCTGCCGGCAAGTGGGCCTGGAGCCCGGCCAACCGATCCTGGGCCACGATATCGACTCGCTGGGTGAGGCCGAGCTCAAGCAGGTGGTCGAACAACGCACGCTGTTCGCCAAGCTCACGCCGCTGCAAAAATCCCGAGTGGTCAAGGCACTGCAGAACAACGGCCACACCGTGGGCTTTCTCGGCGACGGCATCAACGATGCGCCGGCGCTGCGCGACGCCGACGTGGGCATTTCAGTGGACAGCGGCACCGATATCGCCAAGGAATCGGCCGACATCATCCTGCTCGAAAAAGACTTGCTGGTGCTCGAGCAGGGTGTGCTGAAAGGCCGGGAGACCTTCGGCAACATCATGAAGTACCTGTGCATGACGGCCAGTTCCAATTTCGGCAATGTCTTCTCGGTGCTGGTGGCAAGCGCCTTCATCCCCTTCATGCCGATGCTGGCGCTGCACCTGCTGCTGCAGAACCTGATGTATGACTTCTCTCAGCTGTCGTTGCCGTGGGACAAGCTGGACAAGGAGTTCCTCAGCCAGCCACGCAGGTGGGATTCGAGCAACATCGGGCGTTTCATGCTGTGGATCGGACCGACCTCGTCGATCTTCGACATCACCACCTTCGCCCTGATGTGGTTCGTGTTCGCGGCCAACAGCGTGGAAATGCAGGCGCTGTTCCAGTCCGGCTGGTTCATCGAGGGTCTGTTGTCGCAAACCCTGGTGGTGCACATGTTGCGCACGCGCAAAGTGCCGTTCTTCCAGAGCACTGCAGCCTGGCCGGTAATCCTCGCCACCGGTGTGGTGATGTGCCTGGGCATCTACATTCCCTTCTCGCCACTGGGTGCGATGGTCGGTCTGGTGCCGCTGCCGTGGGAATACTTCCCTTGGCTGGTAGCAACGCTGCTCGGTTACTGCCTGGTCGCTCAAGGCATGAAGACCCTGTACATCCGCCGCTTCGGCCAGTGGTTCTGA
- a CDS encoding LysR family transcriptional regulator yields MRRTIPSTTALICFEAAARHESFTKAAQELSLTQGAVCRQIAGLEAFLNVELFRRSQRGVKLSEAGLSYSRQVAAQLDAVERDTLSVMGQQGANVVELAVVPTFGTQWLLPRLKGFQQQHPDITVNLTNRTRPFLFADTPFDAAIYFGDGDWSGTHCHRLMRENPLPVCSPALLKGRSTLPAEEIAELPLLQQTTRPYAWRQWFDSCGMSVSKDMAGPRYELFSMLAQAAIHQMGVALIPAFLIQRELQEGRLVVAHRHVLSSDKAYYLAIPERKIESASLRAFKDWLIVNAREYVACSREVAAP; encoded by the coding sequence ATGCGCCGCACCATCCCCAGCACCACTGCGCTGATCTGTTTCGAAGCGGCCGCGCGCCATGAAAGCTTTACCAAGGCAGCCCAGGAACTGTCCCTCACTCAGGGTGCGGTATGTCGACAGATCGCAGGGCTCGAAGCCTTCCTCAATGTCGAACTGTTCCGCCGCTCGCAACGTGGCGTGAAGCTCAGTGAAGCCGGACTGTCCTACAGCCGCCAGGTGGCGGCACAGCTCGATGCGGTCGAACGCGATACCTTGTCGGTCATGGGCCAGCAGGGGGCCAACGTGGTCGAGCTGGCGGTCGTACCCACCTTCGGCACGCAGTGGTTGCTGCCACGCCTGAAAGGCTTCCAGCAGCAACACCCGGACATCACGGTCAACCTGACCAACCGCACACGACCTTTCCTGTTTGCCGATACCCCGTTCGATGCTGCCATCTATTTCGGCGATGGCGACTGGTCAGGCACGCACTGCCACCGGCTGATGCGGGAAAACCCGCTACCGGTCTGCAGTCCGGCATTGCTCAAGGGCCGCAGCACCCTGCCTGCCGAGGAAATCGCCGAGCTGCCCCTGTTGCAACAGACCACTCGGCCCTACGCCTGGCGTCAGTGGTTCGACTCGTGCGGCATGAGCGTCAGCAAAGACATGGCCGGCCCGCGCTATGAGTTGTTCTCGATGCTGGCCCAAGCCGCCATTCACCAAATGGGGGTGGCCCTGATACCGGCGTTCCTGATCCAGCGAGAGTTGCAGGAAGGTCGTTTGGTAGTCGCTCACAGACATGTCCTGAGCAGCGACAAGGCCTACTATCTAGCCATTCCCGAACGCAAGATCGAGTCGGCATCACTGCGCGCTTTCAAAGACTGGTTAATCGTCAATGCCAGAGAGTACGTGGCCTGCAGCCGAGAGGTCGCTGCGCCGTAA